The following coding sequences lie in one Acidimicrobiales bacterium genomic window:
- a CDS encoding riboflavin synthase, with amino-acid sequence MFTGIVEELGAVRSVDEVGAGRRVVVEATTVLDDVTLGASIAVNGCCLTVVEWADGWFAVDAVPETLNCTTVGGLSPGDPVNLERPLVAGGRLGGHVVQGHVDMVTEVLAVRELSDGSRRLSFRLPDELAGKVVEKGSVTLDGASLTVAAVDNDTFDVALIPHTLQVTTFGRRAPGDQVNVEADVLAHYVAGLLAAGRIPANEGSG; translated from the coding sequence ATGTTCACGGGAATCGTCGAGGAACTCGGCGCCGTCCGGTCGGTCGACGAGGTCGGCGCCGGTCGTCGTGTCGTCGTCGAGGCGACCACCGTGCTCGACGATGTGACCCTCGGCGCGTCAATCGCCGTGAACGGCTGTTGCCTCACCGTCGTGGAGTGGGCGGACGGCTGGTTTGCCGTCGACGCCGTCCCCGAAACGCTCAACTGCACCACCGTCGGTGGCTTGAGTCCCGGCGATCCAGTCAACCTGGAGCGGCCGCTGGTCGCTGGTGGACGGTTGGGCGGCCACGTGGTCCAGGGCCACGTCGACATGGTCACCGAGGTGTTGGCCGTCCGGGAATTGTCTGACGGCTCCCGTCGGCTGTCCTTCCGCCTACCCGACGAGTTGGCCGGCAAGGTGGTCGAGAAGGGTTCGGTCACCCTGGACGGGGCCAGCCTGACCGTGGCTGCCGTCGACAACGACACGTTCGACGTGGCCCTCATCCCCCACACCCTCCAGGTCACGACGTTCGGCCGCCGGGCTCCCGGCGACCAGGTCAATGTCGAGGCCGATGTCCTCGCCCACTACGTGGCCGGCCTGCTGGCTGCCGGGCGTATCCCTGCCAATGAAGGGAGCGGTTGA
- a CDS encoding bifunctional 3,4-dihydroxy-2-butanone-4-phosphate synthase/GTP cyclohydrolase II: MPLSSIEDAIKAYARGEFLVVVDDEDRENEGDLIIAADAMTPEKMAFMIRHTSGVICAPMSDERADELDLPLMVVENTESMRTAFTVSVDLAEGTSTGISASDRSATVVGLSNPDRRRAEFARPGHIFPLRARAGGVLKRAGHTEAAVDLCALADRQPVGVLCEIVNDDGTMARLSDLEVFATEHGLQLITIADLIRHRRRHEKLVEHFGSARIPTKYGEWTAHAYVSLLDEDEHVAYVLGDLGSVDAPLVRVHSECLTGDLLGSLRCDCGSQLDAALAQIGVEGAGVVVYLRGHEGRGIGIGHKLRAYGLQDQGLDTVDANLQQGLPVDSREYGVGAQMLSDLGITRMRLMTNNPAKYGGLEGYGLEITDRVPLDTSPNPENVRYLETKRDRMGHILDEAGAEGGAS; this comes from the coding sequence ATGCCGCTATCCAGCATCGAAGACGCCATCAAGGCCTACGCCCGGGGCGAGTTCCTGGTCGTGGTGGATGACGAGGACCGGGAGAACGAGGGTGACCTCATCATCGCCGCCGACGCCATGACGCCGGAGAAGATGGCGTTCATGATCCGCCACACCAGCGGGGTGATCTGCGCCCCCATGTCCGACGAGCGAGCCGACGAACTGGACCTGCCGCTCATGGTGGTCGAGAACACCGAATCGATGCGTACGGCGTTCACGGTGTCGGTGGATCTGGCGGAGGGCACCTCAACCGGGATCTCGGCTTCGGACCGGTCGGCCACCGTGGTCGGCCTGTCCAATCCGGACCGGCGCCGTGCGGAGTTCGCCCGTCCCGGGCACATCTTCCCGCTACGGGCCCGAGCGGGCGGCGTGCTCAAGCGTGCTGGACACACCGAGGCTGCTGTCGACCTGTGTGCCTTGGCCGACCGGCAGCCGGTGGGGGTGCTGTGCGAGATCGTCAACGATGACGGCACCATGGCCCGACTGTCCGACCTGGAGGTTTTCGCCACCGAGCACGGGCTGCAACTCATCACCATCGCCGACCTGATTCGCCACCGTCGACGCCATGAGAAGTTGGTCGAGCACTTCGGTTCGGCCCGTATCCCCACGAAGTACGGCGAGTGGACCGCTCACGCCTACGTGTCCCTGCTGGACGAGGACGAGCACGTGGCCTATGTGCTGGGCGACCTGGGCTCGGTCGACGCCCCGCTGGTCCGGGTCCACTCCGAGTGCCTGACCGGAGACCTGTTGGGATCCCTGCGCTGCGACTGTGGTTCCCAACTTGATGCCGCCCTGGCCCAGATCGGGGTCGAGGGGGCTGGTGTGGTGGTCTACCTACGAGGGCATGAGGGTCGGGGTATCGGCATCGGCCACAAGCTACGGGCCTACGGCCTTCAGGACCAGGGGCTGGACACCGTGGACGCCAACCTCCAGCAGGGGCTTCCGGTGGACTCGCGGGAGTATGGCGTGGGGGCCCAGATGCTGTCCGACCTCGGCATCACCCGCATGCGGCTCATGACCAACAACCCGGCCAAGTACGGCGGCCTGGAGGGCTATGGCCTGGAGATCACTGACCGGGTTCCGTTGGACACCTCGCCCAACCCGGAGAACGTCCGGTACCTGGAGACCAAGCGGGACCGCATGGGCCACATCCTTGACGAGGCGGGAGCCGAGGGGGGAGCGTCGTGA
- the ribH gene encoding 6,7-dimethyl-8-ribityllumazine synthase: MRALDAPLDGAGLRIGLVAGRFNDFVSSSLVAGTRNRLVALGVADDDVDLAWVAGAFEVPLAARAMAESGRYDAVVCLGAVIRGETPHFDYVAGEAAAGIMRAGHDTGVPVVFGVLTTDTVEQAMERADEERGDKGADCADAAVEMVRLLAAIRAD; this comes from the coding sequence GTGAGGGCACTGGACGCTCCCCTGGATGGCGCCGGCCTGCGGATCGGCTTGGTGGCCGGCCGGTTCAACGACTTCGTATCGTCCAGCTTGGTCGCCGGCACCCGGAATCGCCTGGTGGCTCTCGGGGTGGCCGACGACGACGTGGACCTGGCTTGGGTGGCCGGGGCGTTCGAGGTGCCGTTGGCCGCCCGGGCTATGGCCGAGTCGGGCCGCTACGACGCCGTGGTATGCCTGGGAGCGGTCATCAGGGGCGAGACCCCACACTTCGACTACGTGGCCGGCGAGGCAGCGGCCGGGATTATGCGAGCCGGCCATGACACCGGCGTACCCGTGGTGTTCGGGGTGCTGACCACCGACACCGTGGAGCAGGCCATGGAGCGGGCTGACGAGGAGCGGGGCGATAAGGGCGCTGACTGCGCCGATGCCGCGGTCGAGATGGTCCGCCTGCTGGCTGCCATCCGCGCTGACTGA
- a CDS encoding VOC family protein, which translates to MATRLTHLALPCRDLDATIAWYEDHTAMRTFHRRVDVDGEVAWLAEEGSEFGLVVVQSFEARDLGEPQTILSPFAHLGFDVDGPAEVEAMAERGRAEGCLHWEAEQLPPPIGYLCALTDPDGNVVEFSFGQSQEAFGS; encoded by the coding sequence ATGGCCACCCGCCTCACCCACCTGGCGCTCCCCTGCCGTGACCTGGACGCCACCATTGCCTGGTACGAGGACCACACAGCGATGCGGACCTTCCACCGTCGAGTCGACGTGGACGGCGAGGTGGCGTGGCTAGCCGAGGAGGGGTCCGAGTTCGGCTTGGTGGTGGTGCAATCGTTCGAGGCCCGGGACTTAGGTGAACCCCAGACCATCCTGTCGCCGTTCGCACACCTGGGATTCGACGTGGACGGCCCAGCAGAGGTGGAGGCCATGGCCGAGCGGGGTCGGGCTGAGGGCTGCCTGCACTGGGAGGCCGAGCAACTACCCCCGCCCATCGGTTACCTATGCGCCCTCACCGATCCCGACGGGAACGTGGTGGAGTTCAGCTTCGGCCAGAGCCAGGAGGCCTTCGGCAGTTGA